The Streptomyces laurentii genome contains a region encoding:
- a CDS encoding hypothetical protein (identified by MetaGeneAnnotator; putative;~sequence version:1) — protein MSDDKAEVRAARSKEYQQLRQVPYAELLALNEHLGGGTPFATQHGVKGLEFDRVLAVVSKGHSRFQIPEMLAIFSRRDELMDKELEAFIRARNLFYVACSRAREDLAILFTTKLEPAALDTLREWVGESRIASLRFDGDTVVGGE, from the coding sequence GTGAGTGACGACAAGGCCGAAGTCCGGGCGGCGCGGTCGAAGGAGTATCAACAACTGCGCCAGGTGCCGTACGCGGAGTTGCTGGCGTTGAACGAGCACCTCGGCGGCGGCACGCCCTTCGCCACACAACATGGAGTCAAGGGACTGGAGTTCGACCGGGTCCTCGCCGTGGTCAGCAAGGGACACTCCCGCTTCCAGATCCCCGAGATGCTGGCTATCTTCTCCCGGCGCGACGAACTGATGGACAAGGAACTTGAGGCGTTCATCAGGGCACGCAACCTCTTCTACGTGGCATGCTCACGGGCCAGAGAGGACCTGGCCATTCTCTTCACCACGAAACTTGAGCCCGCTGCACTGGACACCCTCCGGGAGTGGGTCGGCGAGTCGCGGATCGCGTCGCTGCGGTTCGACGGGGATACGGTGGTGGGTGGCGAATGA